Genomic segment of Rhodococcus sp. W8901:
CGTTCACTTCCCGCCCGTACCGCAGGCATCGGAGATCGCGTGCGACAGCGCCGAGTGCCCGCACCCATGCCCCGGGTGGGTCGAAAGCCGGGTTTCCGTCCGGTTCGGCGGCGCTGTCGTGCATCGGGATGCGCCACACCAGGCTGTCGTGGTTCCACGGATCAGGAAACGGCATGACGTCATCTTTGCGTGTTCAGGGCGTCCGATGAGCCTCTGCGCCCATTCCGTCTCTATCGGCGCGGCATTCCGTCGCTTGCGGCGAGGAGTGGGCGCTCAGGCCGACTGCGCAGCGCCCGCGACCACCCGCCCCCGGTCGCGCACGGGCACGGCGAGGCCGAGCGTCCGACGCGGATCTCGTCGATGCCGCGGATAATCGTTTGTTCGTCCCCCGGGCCGGTCGTATCGTGGCGGTGATTAGCTGTCCGAACGATCGAAGGGATAGGTCCTGCTATGGATCCGATCACCGAACGCGACCTCCGCGCATCGTTCGTCAACTGTTCGAAAGGCGACGCGAAGCGCCTGCCCGCGCCGCGTGATCTGGACGGCCGGCCCTGGGACGACCTGGACTTCCTGGGCTGGACCGATCCCGCCTTCCCCGGCCGCGGCTACGTGGTTCTGCCCCGCGCCGACGGCCCGGTCGGCGTCGCGATGCGGTTCGAACCGAACGGCTCCGGCAAGTCGCAGATGTGCGCGATCTGCCTCACCACGCACACCCGTGGCGGTGTCGCGCTCATGACCGCGAACAAGGTGGGCGAGTCGGGGCGGGCGGGGAACTCGGTGGGCATCTACATGTGCATCGACCTGGCCTGCTCGCTCTACGCACGCGGCAGGAAGAAGCCCACGCTCGGCAGTCGGTACCGCGAGGACCTCAGCCCGGAGGAGAAGACGGAACGGGTCCGCGAGAACATCAACGCGTTCGTCGACCGGTTGTATGCCTGACCGACCGCCGACCGGATCAGTGGGCCAGTCCCCGAGCACCTTCAGGCGCTCACCGATGTCGATCGCGTCGGCCCGGAGCTCGGCGTGACGGGGACACAGCCCGCCCGGCTGCGGCGGGGGAGGACATGCCCGGCCGATCTTGCCGCGAAGAGCAGGCCGACCAGTGCCAGCCCGGTCGCATCGCGGATCCGGTACCGGCGGTTGTCGCTGCACACCCGCTCGAGTTCGCTCCGGGGAATCGGCCGTGATGTCACCACCGGTTCGCCGGACGCCACCACCGTCACGCGCAGTTCGTCCGCAGGCACCGGATTCACCACGGATCCGCAGACGGTCTCCGTCTGACCGACACTGTCTGCCGGAACCGAGTAGGACGCGAATATCGCTGTCGCGCTGCCGGAAAGCGCCAGAGCGGCGACGACGGCACACGTGAACCCGAACAGATGCCAGTACCTGCTGCGCCGGCGTTCACGCCACCAGGCAACGGTGAGCGCGGCGCCGACGGCGGTGGACAGCACCCAATGCCACCACGGGGAAGCGCCGATCAGGAGGTACCCCGACCACGCGACGGCCGCCCAGAAGGCTGCGGTGATCCAACCGGTGGATACGCGTTCCGAGCGGTGTTCCTGGAGCGTCACCACCGCAGTCTCGCAGCTGGGTTGCGGGTTCGGCGCCACTTCGGGCCGCGTCTGCTCAGGTGGTCGCGCCCGCCACCACCCGCCCCGCGTAGGCGCGCAGCAACTCCACGAGCTCGTCGTCGTCGACCGCGAGCCGCCCCGTGGGGCCGATGGCGGCGAGGCACCCGACGACGGCGCGCCCCCGGTCGTGCACGGGCACGGCGAGGGCGGAGCGTCCGACGCGGATCTCGTCGACCTCGCGGGCCGGCTCGCCGCGCCGGATCACCGACAGTTCCAGTTCCAACGTGTCCGGGTCGGTGATGGTGCGGGCGGTGACCTTCCGGAGCGGGCCGGACACCAGGTCGGGTCGCGACGCGAGCAGCAGTTTGCCGATCGCGGACGCGTGCGGTGCGTTCACCAGTGTCCGCTCGCCGCTGAGTTCGTGGTCGGGGTCGCGGTCCACCAGGCGCACCCGGCCGGCCGTGTACGACGCGAGGTACACCCCGTACCGCACCTGCGCGCGCAACTCCTCGAGCACGACGCGGTTGTCGACGGGGGTGGCTTGTTCTGCGGCCCCGGCCAGTTCGCGGGTGCGACGGCCCAGGGCGAACCCGGACAGGTCGGCGATCCGCACGAGGTAGCCGTCGGCGACGAGGAGGTTCAGCAGTCGATAGGCGGTCGCCGGCGGGATGCCGGCCAGGGCCGCGATGTCTTTCGCGGACGCGCCGGAGCCCAGTCGGGCGGCGGCCTCGAGCAGTGCGAGGGCGCGCTGCACCGCACGCGGTTCGTTCCCGCCGAGGTCGCGGACCGCCATCAGCGTCCGCCCCGGCCGACCAGGATCGTCTCCCCGGTCGCGTCGGCGGCGAACAGCCCCGCTCCAGGCAGGACGTCGGCGGTCTCGGCGCTGTCGAATGCACCCATCCGCAGCAGGGCGTCGGGCCGGCGACGACGTAGATGAGCGCGCCACGACAGCCCCGAAGCGAGGATCACGATCACCGCGATCGGCACTACGTACGACGCGTCGATCATGTTGACGTACAACAGGTATCCGAGTACCGCCACCCCGGCGCCGCTGCCGAGCGCGCCGGCGGCGAGCACTCCCGGTGTCTGCTCGCCGATCCGGCTCAGGAACCGGACCGACGCCACCGCCACCACGACGTACGCGACGATGACCGCGCCGCGCACCACCAGTCGCAGGTCCCCGAACACGACACCGGTGCCGAATATCGCGAACGTCCCGCCGCCGAGCAGGACGACGCCGACCACGAGCGTCAGCGCGACGTCCGGCGTGCGGAAGGAGTGGTGCACGCGGGCACACCACGACGGCAGCACCCGCTCGACGCCGAGCGAATACACCAGGCGCGACGCGGCATTCGACGACGCCATCGCCGACGCGAGCCACGAGCAGCACAGTCCGACGTTCAGCACGATCACCACCAGCGGGCTCACTCCGGTCGCGGTGCCGTGCAGGT
This window contains:
- a CDS encoding FBP domain-containing protein — protein: MDPITERDLRASFVNCSKGDAKRLPAPRDLDGRPWDDLDFLGWTDPAFPGRGYVVLPRADGPVGVAMRFEPNGSGKSQMCAICLTTHTRGGVALMTANKVGESGRAGNSVGIYMCIDLACSLYARGRKKPTLGSRYREDLSPEEKTERVRENINAFVDRLYA
- a CDS encoding IclR family transcriptional regulator gives rise to the protein MAVRDLGGNEPRAVQRALALLEAAARLGSGASAKDIAALAGIPPATAYRLLNLLVADGYLVRIADLSGFALGRRTRELAGAAEQATPVDNRVVLEELRAQVRYGVYLASYTAGRVRLVDRDPDHELSGERTLVNAPHASAIGKLLLASRPDLVSGPLRKVTARTITDPDTLELELSVIRRGEPAREVDEIRVGRSALAVPVHDRGRAVVGCLAAIGPTGRLAVDDDELVELLRAYAGRVVAGATT